From the genome of Pyramidobacter piscolens W5455, one region includes:
- a CDS encoding undecaprenyl-diphosphate phosphatase, with protein sequence MTPFISTLLQGALQGLTEYLPISSSAHLAIFQHLTASGEVGLAFDLVLHVATVCSTLVYFRKDILKLLWEFFHGFGAPEKQKPEGWYFGWAVIFGSVPTAIIGLLLKPFVEKIGTSMTGVGGALLVTSALMSILAVVPAGTRKICVSIGLVVGIAQGIAVIPGISRSGATLVAGILCGLGAAEAFRFSFLLSLPAITGAAVLELRHSAGAGVSLPEGWLGGALFAFVFGLIALYWLHRTLLRGRWWIFALYCGALGLVALIWL encoded by the coding sequence ATGACTCCATTTATTTCCACCCTTTTGCAAGGCGCATTGCAGGGGCTGACCGAGTATCTGCCGATCAGCAGTTCCGCGCACTTGGCGATATTCCAGCATCTGACGGCGAGCGGCGAAGTGGGGCTGGCTTTCGATCTGGTGTTGCACGTGGCCACGGTCTGCTCTACGCTGGTCTATTTTCGCAAGGACATTCTGAAACTGCTCTGGGAATTTTTCCATGGATTCGGAGCGCCGGAAAAACAAAAACCGGAAGGATGGTACTTCGGCTGGGCCGTCATCTTTGGATCCGTTCCCACGGCGATTATCGGTCTGCTGCTGAAACCTTTCGTGGAAAAAATCGGTACTTCGATGACGGGCGTCGGCGGTGCGCTTTTGGTGACGAGCGCCTTGATGTCGATTCTTGCGGTCGTTCCTGCCGGCACGCGTAAGATTTGCGTTTCCATCGGTCTTGTCGTCGGCATCGCTCAAGGGATCGCGGTGATCCCCGGCATCTCGCGTTCGGGGGCGACGCTGGTCGCAGGCATTCTGTGCGGCCTGGGCGCGGCGGAAGCGTTTCGCTTTTCGTTTTTGCTTTCTCTCCCGGCCATAACGGGCGCGGCAGTGCTCGAACTGCGCCATTCCGCCGGGGCGGGCGTATCCCTTCCGGAAGGCTGGCTCGGCGGCGCTTTGTTTGCTTTTGTCTTCGGATTGATAGCGTTGTATTGGCTTCATCGCACGCTCCTGCGCGGACGCTGGTGGATTTTCGCTTTGTATTGCGGGGCGCTGGGACTTGTCGCGCTGATCTGGCTCTAA
- a CDS encoding Maf family protein, producing the protein MRDVRIILASASPRRKELLEKIGLNFDVIPADVAEERIAGESPAHLVMRLSELKGQSLAAKYPQALIIASDTAVSLDAKIYGKPHDGAEAFAMLSSLSGQEHTVYTGLALFWKKRRLSRYDCTRVQFRELTASVIESYVATGEPFGKAGGYAIQGVGSLFARTIRGDYSTVVGFPVCLFGSMMEELGFSLNQLWEVSS; encoded by the coding sequence ATGAGAGATGTTCGCATCATCCTTGCCTCGGCGAGCCCCCGACGTAAGGAGCTCCTCGAGAAGATCGGCCTGAACTTCGACGTTATCCCCGCCGATGTCGCCGAAGAGAGAATTGCCGGCGAATCTCCCGCACATTTGGTGATGAGGCTTTCCGAATTGAAAGGGCAATCCCTTGCCGCGAAATATCCGCAGGCGTTGATCATCGCTTCCGACACGGCGGTGTCCTTGGACGCAAAGATTTACGGCAAGCCGCACGACGGCGCGGAAGCTTTTGCCATGCTTTCGTCTCTTTCGGGGCAGGAGCACACGGTGTACACCGGCCTGGCGCTGTTCTGGAAAAAGCGTCGGCTCTCTCGTTACGATTGCACGAGGGTGCAGTTCAGAGAACTGACCGCTTCGGTCATAGAAAGCTATGTTGCGACAGGCGAGCCTTTCGGCAAGGCTGGCGGCTATGCGATCCAAGGGGTGGGCAGTCTTTTCGCGCGGACGATCCGCGGCGATTACTCGACGGTCGTGGGGTTTCCGGTGTGCCTGTTCGGCTCTATGATGGAAGAGCTGGGTTTTTCTTTGAATCAGCTCTGGGAGGTGTCTTCATGA
- a CDS encoding DUF5693 family protein, which produces MMIKTRNNAGAFVCFLFLALALATPSLIWRLFQERANRSSLLVFDLMELHALNADEGRNKFAALMEAGISAFMVPECTAEELGKGAVDQVTAVPAADLPDSVLKRFSYPSGTVVILRDPALAELQQEYLKRRFKNGEGVADGQTVYFKIPHPYVQLEKAGVLPDLRSMQYLSAAGVPLVFAPSPSMGSSGEELEESLTFLCGSFPSVKVLCPTGEIAAAYPDTELLGSFAKRHGLLMAQVEFSRQYGAARQVAAAWPNVVSLHAVDREEVLKRNIIRPLMLNRLYRAAEEREVHLLVLRLDPLRAVAPQLAEYCGDVKALRARLDENGFKRLWPVPAPSSPWINSFFSAIALQILFLLLLARYVERYFDISLLSRRRFLGVLAATAVVLGVFSLYAGILSRLGGAFAAGFLAAEASLVSMERWKVPLRGAAEGFLLVLVGGLVIAGRFSVPLYMYRLSTFSGVKLSLLLPLVLILLIDVHKREHPESLPEILSRPPLWGEIALAGALLLAAVVMLLRSGNYGFVGTSEIVFRDWLEKILGARPRTKEFLVGYPALVVWYYLKRQEMWSHWREVLRLAVTLAFSSAVNSFCHFHTPLPLTLLRGFNGWWTGLLLGSLLLFVGVRFGRPVFRRLRSLL; this is translated from the coding sequence ATGATGATAAAAACTAGAAATAACGCCGGCGCGTTTGTCTGTTTCCTGTTCCTGGCATTGGCGCTCGCCACGCCGTCTCTCATATGGAGATTGTTTCAGGAACGCGCCAATCGCTCGTCGCTGCTTGTGTTCGACCTGATGGAACTTCATGCCCTAAACGCGGACGAGGGGCGGAATAAATTTGCGGCGCTGATGGAGGCGGGAATCTCTGCGTTCATGGTTCCCGAGTGTACGGCGGAAGAGCTCGGCAAAGGGGCCGTCGATCAGGTGACGGCGGTTCCGGCTGCCGATTTGCCCGATTCGGTCCTCAAGCGTTTTTCTTATCCTTCGGGGACCGTCGTAATTCTTAGGGACCCTGCGTTGGCGGAACTGCAGCAGGAATATTTGAAGAGGCGCTTCAAGAACGGAGAGGGCGTTGCTGACGGTCAGACCGTCTATTTCAAGATCCCGCACCCTTATGTGCAACTGGAAAAAGCGGGAGTCTTGCCCGATCTGCGTTCAATGCAGTACCTTTCGGCGGCGGGCGTGCCGTTGGTTTTCGCGCCGTCGCCCAGTATGGGCAGCTCAGGCGAAGAACTTGAGGAGAGCTTGACGTTTCTCTGCGGCAGTTTCCCCAGCGTCAAAGTTCTCTGTCCTACCGGAGAAATTGCCGCGGCCTACCCTGATACAGAGCTGTTGGGCAGCTTTGCCAAGAGGCACGGTTTGTTGATGGCGCAGGTGGAATTTTCGCGGCAGTACGGAGCGGCCAGACAGGTCGCCGCCGCTTGGCCGAACGTCGTGTCGCTGCATGCTGTGGATCGCGAGGAAGTTCTGAAAAGGAATATCATTCGCCCCCTCATGCTGAATCGCCTTTATCGCGCCGCGGAGGAGAGAGAAGTGCATCTCCTGGTGCTCCGTCTGGATCCTTTGCGCGCCGTTGCCCCTCAGCTTGCCGAATATTGCGGGGACGTGAAGGCCCTGCGTGCGCGCCTCGACGAAAACGGCTTCAAGCGTCTGTGGCCGGTCCCCGCTCCGTCCAGCCCATGGATCAATTCATTTTTTTCGGCGATCGCTCTGCAGATTTTGTTTTTGCTGCTGCTTGCGAGATATGTCGAGCGTTATTTCGACATTTCGCTCCTTTCCCGGAGAAGATTTTTGGGCGTTCTGGCGGCGACGGCCGTCGTCCTGGGCGTGTTCTCCTTGTACGCGGGAATTCTTTCTCGTCTTGGCGGAGCGTTTGCCGCCGGATTCTTGGCGGCGGAAGCTTCGCTGGTGTCCATGGAACGCTGGAAGGTTCCCCTGCGCGGGGCGGCGGAAGGTTTCCTGCTTGTGCTTGTCGGCGGTCTCGTGATCGCGGGCCGTTTTTCCGTGCCTCTCTATATGTATCGCCTGAGCACGTTCAGCGGCGTCAAGCTGAGCTTGCTCCTGCCTCTCGTCCTCATTCTGCTGATTGACGTGCATAAGCGCGAACATCCCGAATCATTGCCCGAGATTTTGTCGCGGCCGCCGCTCTGGGGCGAAATCGCGCTGGCGGGAGCGCTGCTGCTGGCTGCCGTGGTGATGTTGCTGCGCAGCGGCAATTACGGGTTCGTCGGGACGTCCGAGATCGTGTTCCGCGACTGGCTTGAGAAGATCCTCGGCGCCCGTCCCCGGACCAAGGAATTCCTCGTGGGCTATCCAGCCCTGGTCGTCTGGTACTATCTTAAACGTCAGGAAATGTGGTCTCATTGGCGGGAAGTTCTTCGCCTGGCCGTGACGCTGGCTTTCTCCTCCGCGGTGAACAGCTTCTGCCATTTCCATACGCCTTTGCCGCTAACGCTGCTTCGCGGCTTCAACGGATGGTGGACGGGCCTGCTGCTGGGCAGCTTGCTTCTGTTTGTCGGCGTACGTTTTGGACGGCCGGTCTTCCGGCGGCTGCGCAGCCTCTTGTAA
- a CDS encoding polysaccharide pyruvyl transferase family protein, translating into MARRWKVLLCGYYGMGNLGDELLAAAAIQLLKNCGLKENEIAMLSGAPEESRKKHHIYPIDRWARRDVVRALRQSETLLLGGGGIFQDSSSFRSPWYYWSVVRLAKLCGCKTWAVAQSIGPLSRRGNRLLAQDAFRSCEIVSVRDLHSQAFLNGHCLLSDDLVLTLPFAEERRPSEYFLINFRRYNGDLEYKAATAYAHSPFAGKLKTVGVAMDRSDLQLMREIQERGVCGVDELIYPDAEHLSKLFSGAAGAFGMRLHFGVLSLKAGVPCTLIPYDPKVSDFAERWGGTLWNGGDVPFPRPWQKRAGLEAACAAIRSDFALCFERTMRS; encoded by the coding sequence ATGGCGCGGCGCTGGAAAGTTCTGCTCTGCGGCTACTACGGCATGGGAAATCTCGGCGACGAGCTGTTGGCCGCCGCCGCCATTCAGCTCTTGAAGAATTGCGGGCTGAAGGAAAACGAAATCGCCATGCTGTCAGGAGCGCCGGAAGAAAGCAGGAAAAAACACCATATTTATCCAATCGATCGCTGGGCCCGCCGAGATGTCGTCCGGGCTTTGAGGCAAAGCGAGACCTTGCTGCTCGGCGGCGGCGGAATTTTTCAGGACAGCTCCAGTTTTCGCAGCCCATGGTATTATTGGTCGGTAGTTAGATTGGCTAAACTCTGCGGCTGCAAAACATGGGCGGTCGCCCAGTCCATCGGCCCCCTGTCGCGCCGGGGCAATCGCCTTTTGGCTCAAGATGCCTTCCGAAGCTGCGAGATCGTTTCGGTCCGCGATCTTCATTCGCAGGCTTTTCTCAACGGACACTGCCTTCTTTCGGATGATCTGGTCCTGACGCTTCCCTTCGCGGAAGAGCGTCGCCCCAGCGAATATTTCCTCATAAATTTTCGCCGTTACAACGGGGATCTGGAGTATAAAGCCGCGACTGCTTACGCCCATTCGCCCTTTGCCGGGAAACTGAAAACCGTCGGAGTCGCGATGGACAGGAGCGATCTCCAGCTGATGCGGGAAATTCAGGAACGCGGCGTGTGCGGAGTCGATGAGCTTATATATCCCGACGCCGAGCACCTGTCGAAGCTTTTCAGCGGCGCCGCGGGGGCATTTGGCATGCGCCTTCACTTCGGCGTGCTCTCGCTGAAAGCGGGAGTCCCGTGCACGCTGATTCCGTATGACCCGAAAGTGTCCGACTTTGCCGAACGCTGGGGAGGAACTCTATGGAACGGCGGCGATGTCCCCTTTCCTCGTCCATGGCAAAAGCGGGCCGGTCTGGAAGCGGCGTGCGCGGCGATTCGATCCGACTTTGCCCTCTGCTTCGAAAGAACAATGCGTTCGTGA
- a CDS encoding cell division ATP-binding protein FtsE has protein sequence MEIHINGLTKIFSPNIQALSDIYLDISEGEFVYLIGTTGSGKTTLMRMLTREVLPTRGQVSLDGIDLRRLSSSSLPYFRRDIGVVFQDYKLLPNLTAWENVAFVLEVCGVPRAEARERTDDVIDKVGLWNRRGLRPDQLSGGEQQRVAIARAIVNAPRLFLADEPTGNLDVHTAEYVMKLLLSIHAAGTTVIVATHDQHLVDTYRQRVVELHMGRLVRDEREGRYSISGDL, from the coding sequence ATGGAAATCCACATAAACGGTCTGACGAAAATCTTTTCGCCGAACATCCAGGCTCTCAGCGATATCTATCTGGACATTTCGGAAGGAGAGTTCGTATACCTGATCGGCACTACCGGTTCCGGAAAAACGACGCTGATGCGGATGCTGACCCGGGAAGTGCTGCCAACAAGAGGGCAGGTCAGCCTTGACGGAATCGACTTGCGTCGACTTTCATCTTCCAGTTTGCCATACTTTCGCCGCGACATCGGCGTGGTGTTTCAGGATTACAAATTGCTGCCGAATCTGACGGCATGGGAGAACGTGGCCTTTGTTCTCGAAGTGTGCGGAGTGCCGCGCGCGGAGGCACGCGAAAGGACCGATGACGTCATCGATAAAGTCGGCCTTTGGAACCGCAGAGGCCTCAGGCCTGATCAGCTCTCCGGCGGCGAGCAGCAAAGAGTCGCCATCGCCCGGGCGATCGTCAATGCACCACGTCTCTTTTTGGCGGACGAACCGACCGGCAACCTGGACGTGCATACGGCGGAGTACGTGATGAAACTGCTGTTGTCCATTCATGCCGCGGGAACCACCGTGATCGTGGCGACGCACGATCAGCACTTGGTCGATACGTATCGTCAACGCGTGGTGGAGCTGCACATGGGACGCCTGGTTCGCGACGAGCGGGAAGGGAGGTACAGCATCAGTGGGGACTTATAG
- a CDS encoding cell division protein FtsX, with the protein MGTYRYILRDTLRLFFRHWGLSLLTLVTAASVFFLVGASSLLALNIRKIAVNIQSDLVIQAYASSEEAVHHIIDALKDNRDIAELRYISPQEGLDRLRAKMGAQSKAVTLLGDNPLPWTIEIKVRQAPLVTSIVKRLSGMSEIDDLMYSGALAERLVKLSSLISKIALTVLVIAMLVSGLVFYNTIRISIYSRRQEISVMLLVGSTRSYVASPFVLNGMLLGLLGAVTAVILLHYGQMYVMGTVDAVLPFLRQQLQWREVVLLDQVLLCAGVTMGWLCSFIAVRHYIKNAVAPL; encoded by the coding sequence GTGGGGACTTATAGATATATTCTGCGCGATACGCTCCGGCTGTTTTTTCGTCACTGGGGGTTAAGCCTCCTGACGCTGGTCACCGCCGCTTCGGTATTTTTCCTTGTCGGGGCGAGTTCCCTCCTGGCGCTGAATATCCGCAAAATTGCCGTGAACATTCAAAGCGACCTGGTAATACAGGCTTATGCTTCCTCGGAAGAAGCGGTGCATCATATCATCGACGCTCTGAAAGATAACCGCGACATTGCGGAGCTGAGGTACATTTCTCCTCAGGAGGGGCTGGATCGTCTGCGCGCGAAAATGGGCGCTCAGTCGAAAGCGGTGACGCTGTTGGGAGATAATCCGCTGCCCTGGACAATTGAGATCAAGGTGAGGCAAGCTCCGCTGGTGACTTCGATCGTCAAGCGACTTTCGGGGATGAGCGAAATCGACGACCTGATGTACTCCGGAGCGCTTGCCGAACGCCTGGTGAAACTGTCCTCGCTGATTTCCAAAATCGCTCTGACAGTCCTCGTGATCGCAATGCTTGTGAGCGGACTGGTCTTTTATAACACGATTCGTATCAGCATTTATTCAAGGCGTCAGGAGATCTCGGTGATGCTTCTTGTCGGCTCGACCCGCTCATATGTGGCGTCCCCGTTCGTCCTCAACGGAATGCTGCTGGGACTGCTGGGCGCCGTGACGGCAGTGATCCTGCTGCATTACGGACAGATGTATGTCATGGGAACGGTTGATGCTGTGCTGCCGTTTCTGCGCCAGCAGTTGCAATGGAGAGAGGTCGTTCTGCTTGATCAGGTCCTGCTTTGCGCAGGCGTGACGATGGGGTGGCTGTGCAGTTTTATCGCTGTGCGCCATTATATAAAAAATGCGGTTGCCCCGCTTTAG